One window of Solwaraspora sp. WMMA2056 genomic DNA carries:
- the trpB gene encoding tryptophan synthase subunit beta → MSAPAGTAAGAHPGELPDGTGHFGRYGGRFVPEALIAALDELDVAYRQAMADDGFRADFARLLRDYAGTPSLLYRAERLSAQVGATVLLKREDLNHTGAHKVRNVLGQALLTRRMGKPRIIAETGAGQHGVASATAAALLDLECVVYMGEVDTERQALNVARMRMLGATVVPVTNGSRTLKDALNEALRDWVASVDHTHYLIGTAAGPHPFPAMVRDFVRGIGDEARAQCLETLGALPDAVAACVGGGSNAIGIFHAFVGDDQVRLYGFEAGGDGVATGRHAASITGGSSGVLHGARTYLLQDADGQTLDSHSISAGLDYPAVGPEHAWLHDTGRAHYRPVTDAEAMEAFQLLCRTEGIIPAIESAHALAGMIKIVPELTAELGRTPTIVVNLSGRGDKDVHTAGAYFGILDGQD, encoded by the coding sequence GTGAGCGCCCCGGCCGGCACCGCCGCCGGTGCCCACCCCGGTGAGCTGCCCGACGGCACGGGTCACTTCGGCCGCTACGGCGGCCGGTTCGTCCCGGAGGCGCTGATCGCCGCCCTCGACGAGCTCGACGTCGCCTACCGGCAGGCGATGGCCGACGACGGGTTCCGGGCCGACTTCGCCCGGCTGCTGCGTGACTACGCCGGCACCCCGTCCCTGCTGTACCGGGCCGAACGGCTCTCCGCCCAGGTCGGCGCGACGGTGCTGCTCAAGCGCGAGGACCTCAACCACACCGGCGCACACAAGGTGCGTAACGTGCTCGGTCAGGCGCTGCTGACCCGGCGGATGGGCAAGCCCCGGATCATCGCCGAGACCGGCGCCGGGCAGCACGGGGTGGCCAGCGCCACCGCCGCCGCCCTGCTGGACCTCGAGTGCGTGGTCTACATGGGCGAGGTCGACACCGAACGGCAGGCGCTCAACGTCGCCCGGATGCGGATGCTCGGGGCCACCGTGGTGCCGGTCACCAACGGCTCGCGCACCCTCAAGGACGCGCTCAACGAGGCGCTGCGCGACTGGGTGGCCAGCGTCGACCACACCCACTACCTGATCGGCACCGCCGCCGGGCCGCACCCGTTCCCGGCGATGGTGCGTGACTTCGTGCGCGGCATCGGCGACGAGGCCCGCGCGCAGTGCCTGGAGACCCTCGGGGCACTGCCGGACGCGGTGGCGGCCTGCGTCGGCGGCGGCTCCAACGCGATCGGGATCTTCCACGCCTTCGTCGGCGACGACCAGGTCCGGCTGTACGGGTTCGAGGCCGGTGGCGACGGGGTGGCCACCGGTCGGCACGCGGCCAGCATCACCGGCGGATCCTCCGGGGTGCTGCACGGCGCCCGTACCTACCTGCTGCAGGACGCCGACGGGCAGACCCTGGACTCGCATTCGATCTCGGCCGGGCTGGACTACCCGGCGGTCGGCCCGGAGCACGCCTGGCTGCACGACACCGGCCGGGCGCACTACCGGCCGGTCACCGACGCCGAGGCGATGGAGGCGTTCCAGCTGCTCTGCCGTACCGAGGGGATCATCCCGGCGATCGAGAGCGCGCACGCCCTCGCCGGCATGATCAAGATCGTTCCCGAGTTGACGGCCGAGCTGGGCCGGACGCCGACGATCGTGGTCAACCTCTCCGGCCGGGGGGACAAGGACGTACACACCGCCGGGGCGTACTTCGGCATCCTCGACGGGCAGGACTGA
- the trpA gene encoding tryptophan synthase subunit alpha, with protein MMSITVAFDKARAEGRAVLVGCMPAGFPTVDDSITAMRAMVDAGVDVIEVELPYSDPVMDGPVIQRASDIALAGGVRITDALRIIEAVAATGAPVVTMTYWNPIERYGVDTFARDLAAAGGTGLITPDLIPDEAHEWLAASDAYGLDRTFLVSPSSTDDRLAMTVRHCRGFVYATALMGVTGAREQSSDAAPTLVRRLRAVTDLPVGVGLGVGNGAQAAQVGSFADGVIVGSALIRCLLDAPDLAAGLAALRQLSGELADGVRAVTR; from the coding sequence CTGATGAGCATCACGGTCGCGTTCGACAAGGCCCGCGCCGAGGGCCGGGCGGTCCTGGTCGGCTGCATGCCGGCCGGCTTCCCGACGGTCGACGACAGCATCACGGCGATGCGGGCGATGGTCGACGCCGGAGTCGACGTCATCGAGGTCGAGCTGCCGTACTCCGATCCGGTGATGGACGGCCCGGTGATCCAGCGGGCCAGCGACATCGCCCTGGCCGGCGGGGTACGCATCACCGACGCGCTGCGGATCATCGAGGCGGTCGCCGCCACCGGTGCCCCGGTGGTCACGATGACCTACTGGAACCCGATCGAGCGGTACGGGGTCGACACGTTCGCCCGGGACCTCGCCGCTGCCGGCGGGACCGGCCTGATCACCCCGGACCTGATCCCCGACGAGGCCCACGAGTGGCTGGCGGCGTCGGACGCGTACGGCCTGGACCGGACCTTCCTGGTCTCGCCGTCGTCGACCGACGACCGGTTGGCGATGACGGTGCGCCACTGCCGTGGTTTCGTCTACGCCACCGCCCTGATGGGCGTCACCGGCGCCCGCGAGCAGTCCTCGGACGCGGCACCGACGCTGGTCCGCCGGCTGCGCGCGGTCACCGACCTGCCGGTCGGGGTCGGCCTCGGGGTCGGCAACGGTGCCCAGGCGGCCCAGGTCGGCTCCTTCGCCGACGGGGTGATCGTCGGCAGTGCGTTGATCCGCTGCCTGCTCGACGCCCCCGACCTGGCGGCCGGGCTGGCCGCGTTGCGTCAGCTCAGCGGCGAGCTCGCCGACGGGGTCCGGGCCGTCACCCGCTGA
- the lgt gene encoding prolipoprotein diacylglyceryl transferase — protein sequence MPGGQVATVACASVTLAAIPSPATAVWQLGPIPIRAYALCIVAGIVVACAVTEYRLRQRGARPWAVLDIAIWAVPAGIIGARLYHVVSSPQEYFGADGNPIEALYIWQGGLGIWGAVAGGAVGAWLAARQLGIPLTVVADALAPGLPLAQAVGRVGNWFNNELYGGPTTLPWGLQVHQMDRANPGQALRDPEGNPVLEPGLYHPTFLYEAIWNVGVAGLVILAERRWKLGAGRAFAVYVMGYTAGRFWIEMMRTDTANEIFGVRLNVWTSVLVFLGALAYLVRVRGPQQFLIPLDAAGDPLPPLPAAGAAGTAGTAGGSAGADTPGSGRSGDSAGAVSQVDVSAKPTTTEVVGGYQVVDEAQYAEYLRTGTAPTGDASAPAAEPASADEPAAEPAPADASSDEPAPAGETVAVTEKKPDTSGR from the coding sequence GTGCCGGGTGGACAGGTCGCGACGGTAGCGTGTGCATCCGTGACTCTCGCCGCAATCCCCAGCCCGGCCACGGCGGTCTGGCAGCTTGGTCCGATACCCATCCGGGCGTACGCGCTCTGCATCGTCGCCGGCATCGTCGTGGCCTGCGCGGTCACCGAGTACCGGCTCCGCCAGCGCGGGGCCCGACCCTGGGCGGTGCTGGACATCGCCATCTGGGCGGTGCCGGCCGGCATCATCGGCGCCCGGCTCTACCACGTCGTCAGCTCGCCGCAGGAGTACTTTGGCGCCGACGGCAACCCGATCGAGGCCCTCTACATCTGGCAGGGCGGGCTCGGCATCTGGGGCGCGGTCGCCGGCGGCGCGGTGGGTGCGTGGCTCGCCGCCCGCCAGCTCGGTATCCCGCTGACCGTGGTGGCCGACGCGCTGGCGCCGGGGCTGCCGCTGGCCCAGGCGGTCGGGCGGGTCGGCAACTGGTTCAACAACGAGCTGTACGGCGGCCCGACCACGTTGCCGTGGGGGCTGCAGGTGCACCAGATGGACCGGGCCAACCCAGGCCAGGCGCTGCGGGATCCGGAGGGCAACCCGGTGCTGGAGCCGGGGCTGTACCACCCGACGTTCCTGTACGAGGCGATCTGGAACGTCGGCGTCGCCGGCCTGGTGATCCTGGCCGAGCGCCGCTGGAAGCTCGGTGCCGGGCGGGCGTTCGCGGTGTACGTGATGGGTTACACCGCCGGCCGGTTCTGGATCGAGATGATGCGCACCGACACCGCCAACGAGATTTTCGGGGTCCGGCTGAACGTGTGGACCTCGGTGCTGGTCTTCCTCGGCGCGCTGGCGTACCTGGTCCGGGTCCGTGGCCCGCAGCAGTTCCTGATCCCGCTGGACGCCGCCGGTGACCCGTTGCCGCCGCTACCCGCCGCCGGCGCGGCAGGTACGGCGGGTACGGCCGGCGGGTCGGCCGGGGCGGACACGCCCGGATCGGGCCGCTCCGGTGACTCCGCTGGCGCGGTGTCGCAGGTCGACGTCTCCGCCAAGCCGACGACCACCGAGGTCGTCGGCGGCTACCAGGTGGTCGACGAGGCGCAGTACGCCGAGTACCTGCGCACCGGCACCGCGCCGACCGGGGACGCGTCGGCACCGGCAGCGGAGCCGGCATCTGCGGATGAGCCGGCAGCGGAGCCGGCACCGGCGGATGCGTCTTCGGATGAACCGGCACCGGCCGGGGAGACCGTGGCCGTCACGGAGAAGAAGCCGGACACGTCCGGGCGCTGA
- a CDS encoding NAD(P)/FAD-dependent oxidoreductase: protein MRTAVVVGAGVGGLAVAGALARTGWRVTLLERQDRIRSAGTALVLWPNGIRALQALGLGGGLDAIATGLSYHGVRRPDGQWLVQPRPQAGERIPVVVHQEDLHDALIAGLGEQVEIRTGVAVRGLRPASTDRPAVTTGRGVVEADLVVAADGAQSTLRPALAPASTVISSGCAAWRAVVPWYRAPQLPPERISGEILGAGYRFVSASLGERGSAGGSSRGGIYWVATAAGASRPEPPATQLTLLRRWFAGWPSPVGELLAATEPADLVQAEVRELRPLPPSYGFPAGPGGVVLLGDAAHAMSHHLGQGACLAFEDAATLCAVVRDAVPGPQLTDAVAAYSRLRRPRAVAMVRQSRRMAAVLQARGRLALRARDATLGTISPRLLGNVAATADRWSPPPS, encoded by the coding sequence ATGCGTACTGCCGTCGTGGTGGGGGCCGGTGTCGGTGGGCTGGCGGTCGCGGGCGCGCTGGCCCGGACGGGGTGGCGGGTCACGCTCCTGGAGCGGCAGGACCGGATCCGGTCGGCCGGCACCGCCCTGGTGCTCTGGCCGAACGGGATCCGCGCGTTGCAGGCGCTCGGCCTCGGCGGTGGGCTCGACGCGATCGCCACCGGGTTGTCGTACCACGGTGTCCGCCGGCCCGACGGGCAGTGGCTGGTGCAGCCGCGTCCGCAGGCCGGTGAGCGGATCCCGGTGGTGGTGCATCAGGAGGATCTGCACGACGCGTTGATCGCCGGACTCGGCGAGCAGGTGGAGATCCGTACCGGGGTGGCGGTGCGCGGCCTGCGTCCGGCCTCGACGGACCGGCCGGCGGTGACCACCGGCCGGGGCGTGGTCGAGGCCGACCTGGTGGTCGCGGCGGACGGCGCGCAGAGCACGCTGCGCCCGGCGCTGGCCCCGGCCAGTACGGTGATCAGCTCGGGGTGTGCCGCCTGGCGGGCGGTCGTCCCCTGGTACCGGGCTCCGCAGTTGCCGCCGGAGCGCATCTCGGGGGAGATCCTCGGTGCCGGGTACCGGTTCGTGTCGGCGTCGCTGGGCGAGCGGGGTTCGGCCGGCGGCTCCAGCCGGGGCGGCATCTACTGGGTGGCGACGGCGGCCGGCGCGTCCCGGCCGGAGCCGCCAGCGACCCAGTTGACGTTGCTGCGCCGCTGGTTCGCCGGTTGGCCGAGTCCGGTCGGGGAGCTGCTCGCCGCGACCGAACCGGCGGACCTGGTCCAGGCCGAGGTCCGTGAGTTGCGGCCACTGCCGCCCTCGTACGGGTTCCCGGCCGGTCCGGGCGGGGTGGTCCTGCTCGGCGACGCGGCGCACGCCATGTCGCACCACCTGGGCCAGGGCGCCTGCCTGGCGTTCGAGGACGCGGCGACGCTGTGCGCGGTGGTCCGCGACGCGGTGCCGGGCCCGCAGCTGACCGACGCGGTGGCCGCGTACAGCCGGCTGCGGCGGCCCCGGGCGGTGGCGATGGTGCGGCAGAGCCGGCGGATGGCGGCGGTGCTGCAGGCCCGGGGGCGATTGGCGTTGCGGGCCCGCGACGCCACGCTCGGCACGATCAGCCCTCGGCTGCTGGGCAACGTCGCGGCCACCGCCGACCGGTGGAGTCCACCACCGTCCTGA
- a CDS encoding GNAT family N-acetyltransferase has translation MANQEDRLLDRLDRFCDAVPRAAARPEELGNYVLFVRLEEAGWPFYARPRLGVATPPAAADITTVRARQRELGLPESFEWIHEIRPDLLAVARAAGLGVHQAPLMVLDPAALPADTPADPPAVRLLDPDSPSFETDLATWFAVTQAAFNPVSAADGPLPTTGTDAPEIVTVTFPTVDSGDRASGTQWSTTGATAVAPATAGADAASGATPASTSQTGQAAQAGPAAGPATPATALLPAAVVRHEGDAIRSGRLRIALATLPGRVDPVAVGSVSRVDDVAEIVGVGTLPAARRQGLASAVTVALARRALADGVELVFLAAGSDDVAMLYHRLGFRRVGTACIANPTATV, from the coding sequence GTGGCCAACCAGGAAGACCGACTCCTCGATCGGCTGGACCGGTTCTGCGATGCCGTACCGCGTGCCGCCGCCCGCCCCGAAGAGCTGGGCAATTATGTACTTTTCGTCCGGCTGGAGGAAGCCGGATGGCCGTTCTACGCCCGCCCGCGCCTGGGCGTCGCCACCCCGCCGGCCGCCGCCGACATCACCACCGTACGCGCTCGACAGCGCGAACTGGGGCTTCCCGAGTCCTTCGAATGGATCCACGAGATCCGGCCCGACCTGCTCGCCGTGGCCCGCGCCGCCGGCCTGGGGGTCCACCAGGCCCCGCTGATGGTGCTCGACCCGGCGGCCCTGCCCGCCGACACCCCCGCAGACCCGCCCGCCGTACGGCTGCTCGACCCGGATTCGCCCAGTTTCGAGACCGATCTGGCCACCTGGTTCGCGGTCACCCAGGCCGCCTTCAACCCCGTCTCGGCCGCCGACGGACCGCTGCCGACCACCGGCACGGATGCACCCGAGATTGTTACAGTGACATTTCCCACTGTCGACAGTGGTGATCGGGCATCGGGTACGCAGTGGTCGACAACCGGCGCGACGGCCGTCGCGCCCGCTACCGCCGGAGCGGACGCCGCGTCCGGCGCCACACCCGCATCGACTTCCCAAACCGGTCAGGCCGCGCAGGCCGGCCCGGCTGCCGGCCCGGCTACACCGGCCACCGCCCTGTTGCCGGCGGCGGTGGTCCGCCACGAGGGCGACGCGATTCGCTCCGGCCGCCTCCGGATCGCGCTGGCCACCCTGCCGGGGCGGGTCGACCCGGTCGCGGTCGGCTCGGTCAGCCGGGTCGACGACGTCGCCGAGATCGTCGGGGTCGGCACCCTACCGGCGGCACGCCGGCAGGGCCTCGCCTCCGCCGTCACCGTGGCCCTGGCCCGCCGGGCCCTCGCCGACGGCGTCGAACTGGTCTTCCTGGCCGCCGGCAGCGACGACGTCGCGATGCTCTACCACCGGCTCGGGTTCCGCCGCGTCGGCACCGCCTGCATCGCCAACCCGACAGCCACCGTCTGA
- the gltB gene encoding glutamate synthase large subunit, producing the protein MVLPYPQGPHPCPPQASRPQAAPPPAQGLYDPAREHDACGVAFVADLNGRRSHDVVAKGLAALCRLDHRGARGAEQNTGDGAGIMIQVPDEFLRAVVDFALPPSGQYATGLVFLPTDPADEARVRRIVEKYALVEGADVLGWRDVPVQPDGLGETADAARPRISQLFLAAHRLTDAPAGPAGTPLTGLDLDRVAFCVRKQAERESAERGVPAYFPSLSGRTMVYKGMLTPDQLPEFFPDLRDERVASAIALVHSRFSTNTFPSWPLAHPYRFIAHNGEINTIRGNKNWMNAREALLATPNIPGNIRRLFPVCTPQASDSANFDEVLELLHLAGRSLPHAVLMMIPEAWENDPGMDPAKRDFYRFHASLMEPWDGPASVAFTDGEIVGAVLDRNGLRPGRWWRTSDGLVVLGSEAGVLDLDPATVVAKGRLRPGRMFLVDTAAGRIVEDEQVKAELAAAEPYADWLHAGLIDLHDLPERDHTVYTHDSVQRRQQTFGYTEEELKILIAPMARKGIEPIGSMGTDTPIAPLSTRPRLLFDYFHQLFAQVTNPPLDAIREEMVTSLQSTIGPEGNLLDPGPASCRQIVLPYPVIDNDELAKLLSIDEDGDLPGFKAVRVSGLYPLRDGAEGIKARLTQICRHVSEAIEDGVRIFVLSDRDSTIDLAPIPSLLLTAAVHQHLVREQTRTQVALVVESGDCREVHHAAVLIGYGAAAVNPYLAFESVEDLIATGALPGIESTVAIRNYVKALGKGVLKIMSKMGISTVSSYCGAQVFEAVGLDPLVVERYFAGTPGTVGGVGLAGIHAEIAARHARAYPANSAERSHRRLDVGGEYQWRREGEMHLFNPETVFLLQHATRSGQYDVFRRYTATVDELAERAGSLRGLFTLRTGVREPVPLDEVEPASEIVKRFSTGAMSYGSISAEAHETLAVAMNRLGGRSNTGEGGEDVERLYDPTRRSAVKQIASGRFGVTSEYLVNADDLQIKMAQGAKPGEGGQLPGNKVWPWIAKTRHATPGVGLISPPPHHDIYSIEDLAQLVHDLKCVNPAARVHVKLVSEIGVGTVAAGVAKLKADVILISGHDGGTGASPLNSLKHAGTPWELGLAEAQQTLLLNKLRDRVTVQVDGQLKTGRDVLIAALLGAEEYGFATAPLIVEGCVMMRVCHLDTCPVGIATQNPVLRERFTGKPEFVENFFLFLAEEVRGYLAELGFRSIDEAIGRADLLDTAPAVDHWKAKGLDLSAVLHVPTLPAGASLRGIRAQDHGLDKALDNELIALAGPALTDRTPVQAAVAVRNEHRSVGAMLGGEVTRRVGGAGLPDDTIEFTLTGTAGQSFGAFLPRGVTLRLHGDANDYVGKGLSGGRLVVRPDAAAPFAAPGGAGAEEQIIAGNTILYGATAGELFLRGRVGERFAVRNSGAVAVVEGVGDHGCEYMTGGTVVVLGPTGRNFAAGMSGGTAYLWRLDERLVNRELVDLEPVSAQAEPMLRELVERHLAETDSAVAEALLKRWPEAVEEFAVVVPRDYKRVLEAMRAAEAAGRDVDEAVMEVARA; encoded by the coding sequence GTGGTTCTTCCGTACCCGCAGGGACCGCACCCTTGCCCGCCGCAGGCGTCCCGGCCGCAGGCCGCACCGCCGCCGGCGCAGGGTCTCTACGACCCGGCCCGCGAACACGACGCGTGCGGTGTCGCCTTCGTGGCCGACCTCAACGGTCGCCGCTCCCACGACGTCGTGGCCAAGGGCCTGGCCGCGTTGTGCCGGCTGGACCACCGGGGGGCCCGGGGCGCGGAGCAGAACACCGGCGACGGCGCCGGCATCATGATCCAGGTCCCCGACGAGTTCCTGCGGGCCGTCGTCGACTTCGCGCTGCCGCCGTCCGGCCAGTACGCCACCGGCCTGGTCTTCCTGCCGACCGACCCGGCCGACGAAGCCCGGGTCCGCCGCATCGTCGAGAAGTACGCCCTGGTCGAAGGCGCCGACGTGCTCGGCTGGCGGGACGTGCCGGTGCAGCCCGACGGGCTCGGCGAGACCGCCGACGCCGCCCGCCCCCGGATCAGCCAGCTCTTCCTCGCCGCGCACCGGCTCACCGACGCGCCCGCCGGCCCGGCCGGCACCCCGTTGACCGGGCTGGACCTGGACCGGGTGGCGTTCTGCGTCCGCAAGCAGGCCGAGCGGGAGAGCGCCGAGCGGGGCGTGCCGGCGTACTTCCCGTCACTGTCCGGCCGTACCATGGTCTACAAGGGCATGCTCACCCCCGACCAGCTGCCGGAGTTCTTCCCGGACCTGCGCGACGAGCGGGTGGCCAGCGCGATCGCCCTGGTGCACTCCCGGTTCTCCACCAACACCTTCCCGTCGTGGCCGCTGGCCCACCCGTACCGCTTCATCGCGCACAACGGCGAGATCAACACGATCCGGGGCAACAAGAACTGGATGAACGCCCGCGAGGCGCTGCTGGCCACGCCGAACATCCCGGGCAACATCCGCCGGCTCTTCCCGGTCTGCACCCCGCAGGCCTCCGACTCGGCCAACTTCGACGAGGTCCTCGAGCTGCTGCACCTGGCCGGGCGCAGCCTGCCGCACGCCGTACTGATGATGATCCCGGAGGCCTGGGAGAACGACCCCGGGATGGACCCGGCCAAGCGCGACTTCTACCGCTTCCACGCCAGCCTGATGGAACCGTGGGACGGCCCGGCGTCGGTCGCCTTCACCGACGGCGAGATCGTCGGCGCGGTGCTGGACCGCAACGGCCTGCGTCCCGGCCGCTGGTGGCGTACCAGCGACGGCCTGGTCGTGCTCGGCAGCGAGGCCGGGGTGCTCGACCTCGATCCGGCGACCGTGGTCGCCAAGGGCCGGCTGCGCCCCGGGCGGATGTTCCTGGTCGACACCGCCGCCGGGCGCATCGTGGAGGACGAGCAGGTCAAGGCCGAGCTGGCCGCCGCCGAGCCGTACGCGGACTGGCTGCACGCCGGGCTGATCGACCTGCACGACCTGCCCGAGCGCGACCACACCGTGTACACCCACGACTCGGTGCAGCGCCGCCAGCAGACCTTCGGCTACACCGAGGAGGAGCTCAAGATCCTGATCGCGCCGATGGCCCGCAAGGGCATCGAACCGATCGGGTCGATGGGCACCGACACCCCGATCGCGCCGCTGTCCACCCGGCCCCGGCTGCTGTTCGACTACTTCCACCAGCTGTTCGCCCAGGTCACCAACCCGCCGCTGGACGCGATCCGGGAGGAGATGGTGACCAGCCTGCAGTCGACCATCGGCCCGGAGGGCAACCTGCTCGACCCCGGGCCGGCGTCCTGCCGCCAGATCGTGCTGCCGTACCCGGTGATCGACAACGACGAGCTGGCCAAGCTCCTGTCGATCGACGAGGACGGCGACCTGCCCGGGTTCAAGGCGGTCCGGGTCTCCGGGCTCTACCCGCTGCGCGACGGCGCCGAGGGCATCAAGGCCCGACTGACCCAGATCTGCCGGCACGTCTCCGAGGCGATCGAGGACGGCGTACGGATCTTCGTGCTCTCCGACCGGGACTCCACGATCGATCTGGCCCCGATCCCGTCGCTGCTGCTCACCGCCGCCGTGCACCAGCACCTGGTCCGCGAGCAGACCCGCACCCAGGTGGCGCTGGTCGTCGAGAGCGGCGACTGCCGCGAGGTGCACCACGCCGCCGTGCTGATCGGCTACGGCGCGGCCGCGGTCAACCCGTACCTGGCCTTCGAGTCGGTCGAGGACCTGATCGCCACCGGCGCGCTGCCCGGCATCGAGTCCACCGTCGCGATCCGCAACTACGTCAAGGCGCTCGGCAAGGGCGTCCTGAAGATCATGTCGAAGATGGGTATCTCGACGGTCTCCTCGTACTGCGGGGCGCAGGTCTTCGAAGCCGTCGGCCTGGACCCGCTGGTCGTCGAGCGCTACTTCGCCGGCACCCCCGGCACGGTCGGCGGCGTCGGCCTGGCCGGCATCCACGCCGAGATCGCGGCCCGGCACGCCCGCGCCTACCCGGCCAACAGCGCCGAACGCTCGCACCGACGCCTCGACGTCGGCGGCGAGTACCAGTGGCGGCGCGAAGGCGAGATGCACCTGTTCAACCCGGAGACGGTGTTCCTACTGCAGCACGCCACCCGCTCCGGGCAGTACGACGTGTTCCGCCGCTACACCGCCACCGTCGACGAACTGGCCGAACGCGCCGGCTCGCTGCGCGGGCTGTTCACCCTGCGGACCGGGGTACGCGAGCCGGTCCCGCTCGACGAGGTCGAGCCGGCCAGCGAGATCGTCAAGCGTTTCTCCACCGGAGCGATGAGCTACGGGTCGATCTCCGCCGAGGCGCACGAGACCCTCGCCGTCGCGATGAACCGCCTCGGCGGGCGGTCCAACACCGGCGAGGGCGGCGAGGACGTCGAGCGGCTCTACGACCCGACCCGGCGTTCGGCGGTCAAGCAGATCGCCTCCGGCCGCTTCGGCGTCACCAGCGAATACCTGGTCAACGCCGACGACCTGCAGATCAAGATGGCCCAGGGCGCCAAGCCGGGCGAGGGCGGGCAGCTGCCCGGCAACAAGGTGTGGCCGTGGATCGCCAAGACCCGCCACGCCACCCCCGGCGTCGGACTGATCTCGCCGCCACCGCACCACGACATCTACTCGATCGAGGACCTCGCCCAGCTGGTCCACGACCTCAAGTGCGTCAACCCGGCCGCCCGGGTGCACGTCAAACTGGTCAGCGAGATCGGCGTCGGCACCGTCGCCGCCGGCGTCGCCAAGCTCAAGGCCGACGTCATCCTGATCTCCGGCCACGACGGTGGCACCGGCGCGTCACCGCTGAACTCGCTCAAGCACGCCGGCACCCCGTGGGAGCTGGGCCTGGCCGAGGCGCAGCAGACGTTGCTGCTGAACAAGCTGCGCGACCGGGTCACCGTCCAGGTCGACGGGCAGCTCAAGACCGGCCGGGACGTGCTGATCGCGGCCCTGCTCGGCGCCGAGGAGTACGGCTTCGCCACCGCCCCGCTGATCGTCGAGGGCTGCGTGATGATGCGGGTCTGCCACCTCGACACCTGCCCGGTCGGTATCGCCACCCAGAACCCGGTGCTGCGGGAACGCTTCACCGGCAAGCCGGAGTTCGTGGAGAACTTCTTCCTGTTCCTCGCCGAGGAGGTCCGCGGCTACCTCGCCGAGCTGGGCTTCCGGTCGATCGACGAGGCGATCGGCCGGGCCGACCTGCTCGACACCGCCCCGGCGGTGGACCACTGGAAGGCCAAGGGGCTGGACCTGTCGGCGGTGCTGCACGTGCCGACCCTGCCGGCCGGTGCGTCGCTGCGCGGCATCCGCGCCCAGGACCACGGACTGGACAAGGCACTCGACAACGAGCTGATCGCGCTGGCCGGCCCGGCGCTGACCGACCGGACCCCGGTCCAGGCGGCGGTGGCGGTACGCAACGAGCACCGCAGCGTCGGCGCGATGCTCGGCGGTGAGGTGACCCGCCGGGTCGGCGGGGCCGGGCTGCCCGACGACACCATCGAGTTCACCCTCACCGGCACCGCCGGGCAGTCGTTCGGGGCGTTCCTGCCGCGTGGGGTGACGCTGCGGCTGCACGGCGACGCCAACGACTACGTCGGCAAGGGACTCTCCGGCGGCCGGCTGGTCGTCCGCCCGGACGCGGCGGCACCGTTCGCCGCCCCCGGCGGCGCCGGTGCCGAGGAGCAGATCATCGCCGGCAACACCATCCTGTACGGGGCCACCGCCGGTGAGCTGTTCCTGCGCGGGCGGGTCGGCGAACGGTTCGCGGTGCGCAACTCGGGCGCCGTCGCGGTCGTCGAGGGCGTCGGCGACCACGGCTGCGAATACATGACCGGCGGTACGGTCGTGGTGCTCGGCCCCACCGGGCGCAACTTCGCCGCCGGCATGTCCGGCGGTACGGCGTACCTGTGGCGGCTCGACGAGCGGCTGGTCAACCGGGAGCTGGTGGACCTGGAGCCGGTGTCGGCGCAGGCCGAGCCGATGCTGCGGGAGCTGGTCGAGCGGCATCTCGCCGAGACCGACTCGGCGGTGGCCGAGGCACTGCTCAAGCGCTGGCCGGAGGCGGTGGAGGAGTTCGCCGTCGTGGTGCCGCGTGACTACAAGCGGGTGTTGGAAGCGATGAGGGCCGCCGAAGCTGCCGGCCGTGACGTGGATGAGGCCGTCATGGAGGTGGCTCGTGCCTGA